In one Drosophila albomicans strain 15112-1751.03 chromosome X, ASM965048v2, whole genome shotgun sequence genomic region, the following are encoded:
- the LOC117565880 gene encoding rab11 family-interacting protein 1 isoform X1 — MWSPTHCSVTVQRARGLLTKGKNGTNNCFVTIALGKEKYQTSVKDKAETSVNWNEECELKIPDQGNRAELTLTCLHRNNLGIDEFLGQATLPLKDMDVYDRPRAKWFKLESKPGKEKKNKERGELEVRIAFVVKSGSLTDLSKKDKHKSSIGQLASSVGGSLLSIGQGEKRKSIKKLAGSLSSKLHIRSKKKHADGDDSGSFSGSFASIGTPNSSNGLGSGIGGGSGRRRGGQRAGEADPGVISEDEDEFVFDNLSHKSSGSSLNIQRSGLQVPNATVGGGSSTGNFAPRNPSPLLSNGGLGKGGKLNGGKANNQLQETLDEDPIVAEMEQLELDFSVRARTLPAPSKPPRTQPTTTTLTEEELPIERERERERDVEGGPDAVVGGEVVRPSVTPRPVSEPVATQQQDEWVSKLYGNNKYLEIGSSDSLKRRSWESRVPLPATSEEPSALPPASPPQLPAKDASSSSSSSSSSSSSDSEADEEVEVTTAAAAAAAEPPKVVVEKTRNNSLFSSDVDTRNFDSFNSSFAQFEQRHSTAIFADDEPPAQPLPSPRATPQPQPRVNSNSEQLNKLKTESAALVKAEAAAQEEAARQRRAEEDARLEAELRLNEERLREEEAAMQQELQQQQELEEQRRREAKRREEDQRLLSFGKRSTSLEEQQPQPQPQQQQQQQSQQRIIEPTVAAVDDVLLEPNYLTPEQSPKEFSSNGGGFEKRLGKFKYANKRDKQNDTDSNSPSPKSTERIIIGHEKSLTERRSEISAQLAKKYDGKSREELMLIANGMENEALLMRQRVKELEDYLDNLLLRVMETHPKILQNPYSRTTSAKSYKNYINMNDFLNG, encoded by the exons TGCAGCGTGCACGAGGTCTGCTGACCAAGGGCAAGAATGGCACCAACAACTGCTTCGTCACAATCGCCCTGGGCAAGGAGAAGTACCAGACATCGGTCAAGGACAAAGCCGAGACGAGCGTCAACTGGAACGAAGAGTGCGAACT CAAAATTCCCGATCAGGGAAATCGTGCCGAACTGACGTTGACGTGTCTGCATCGCAACAATCTGGGCATCGATGAGTTCCTGGGTCAGGCAACGCTGCCGCTCAAGGATATGGATGTGTACGACAGGCCGCGGGCCAAATGGTTTAAGCTGGAGAGCAAACCCGGCaaggagaagaagaacaagGAGCGTGGTGAGCTGGAGGTGCGCATTGCGTTCGTTGTCAAATCCGGTTCACTGACCGATCTCAGCAAGAAGGACAAGCACAAGTCTTCCATTGGCCAGCTGGCCAGCTCGGTTGGCGGCAGTCTCCTCTCCATTGGCCAGGGCGAGAAGCGCAAGAGCATCAAGAAGCTGGCCGGCTCCCTCAGCTCAAAGTTGCACATACGCAGCAAGAAGAAGCATGCCGATGGCGATGACAGCGGCTCGTTTAGCGGCTCCTTTGCCAGCATCGGTACACCCAATAGCTCCAATGGTCTGGGCAGTGGCattggcggcggcagcggtCGCCGGCGAGGCGGACAGCGGGCTGGCGAAGCGGATCCCGGTGTCATTAGCGAGGACGAGGATGAGTTTGTCTTTGACAATCTGTCGCACAAGAGCTCGGGCAGTTCGCTGAACATTCAACGGTCGGGTCTTCAGGTGCCGAATGCCACGGTCGGAGGAGGTTCATCGACCGGAAACTTTGCGCCACGCAATCCATCGCCGTTGCTGAGCAACGGTGGACTGGGAAAGGGGGGAAAACTGAATGGAGGTAAGGCCAACAATCAATTGCAAGAGACACTCGATGAGGATCCAATCGTGGCGGAGATGGAACAGCTTGAGCTCGATTTCAGCGTTCGTGCGCGCACTCTGCCCGCTCCCTCGAAGCCGCCGCGCacccaaccaacaacaacaacattgaccGAAGAAGAGTTGCCTATCgaacgggaacgggaacgTGAACGTGATGTTGAGGGTGGTCCTGACGCAGTTGTAGGTGGTGAAGTGGTGAGACCTTCGGTGACGCCTCGACCCGTTTCAGAGCCAGTCGCCACACAACAGCAGGATGAATGGGTATCCAAGCTGTATGGCAATAACAAGTATCTAGAGATTGGCAGCAGCGATTCCCTCAAGCGTCGTAGCTGGGAGTCGCGTGTCCCGCTGCCTGCCACCAGCGAGGAGCCGTCAGCGTTGCCGCCAGCGTCGCCGCCTCAGCTGCCTGCCAAAGACGCCAGCTCCTCTTcctccagcagcagctcctcctcctcatcggACAGTGAGGCAGATGAAGAAGTCGAAgtaaccacagcagcagcagcagcagctgctgagcCTCCGAAGGTTGTTGTGGAAAAGACTCGCAACAACTCGCTGTTCTCCTCCGATGTGGACACACGCAACTTCGACTCGTTCAACTCGAGCTTTGCCCAGTTCGAGCAACGCCACAGCACCGCCATCTTTGCGGACGATGAACCCCCAGCGCAACCGTTGCCCAGTCCACGTGCCACGCCCCAGCCGCAACCGCgtgtcaacagcaacagcgaacaGCTGAACAAACTGAAGACGGAATCAGCGGCTCTGGTCAAGGCGGAGGCTGCCGCTCAGGAGGAGGCAGCTCGTCAACGGCGTGCGGAAGAGGATGCTCGACTGGAGGCCGAGTTGCGTTTGAATGAGGAGCGTTTGCGTGAAGAGGAGGCGGCCATGCAACAggagttgcagcagcaacaggagctgGAGGAGCAGCGACGACGTGAGGCCAAGCGGCGTGAGGAGGATCAGCGACTGTTGAGCTTTGGCAAGCGATCCACATCGCTGGAggagcaacaaccacaaccgcaaccacagcaacaacaacagcagcagtctcAGCAAAGGATTATAGAACCTACGGTGGCCGCTGTCGATGATGTGCTGTTGGAGCCCAATTACTTGACACCGGAGCAATCTCCCAAAGAGTTTAGCAGCAATGGCGGCGGCTTTGAGAAGAGATTGGGCAAATTTAAATACGCCAATAAGCGAG acaaacaaaatgaCACCGACAGCAACTCGCCAAGTCCCAAATCCACGGAACGCATCATTATTGGACATGAAAAATCGCTTACGGAACGTCGCTCCGAGATCTCTGCACAGTTGGCCAAAAAATACGATGGCAAATCGCGAGAG GAGCTAATGCTAATTGCTAACGGAATGGAGAATGAAGCGTTGTTGATGCGACAGCGGGTTAAGGAATTGGAGGATTATCTTGATAATTTGCTGTTGCGTGTTATGGAAACACATCCGAAGATCTTGCAGAATCCCTATTCACGCACCACATCGGCCAAAAG ttataaaaattacatcAATATGAATGACTTTTTAAA CGGCTAA
- the LOC117565880 gene encoding rab11 family-interacting protein 1 isoform X3: protein MWSPTHCSVTVQRARGLLTKGKNGTNNCFVTIALGKEKYQTSVKDKAETSVNWNEECELKIPDQGNRAELTLTCLHRNNLGIDEFLGQATLPLKDMDVYDRPRAKWFKLESKPGKEKKNKERGELEVRIAFVVKSGSLTDLSKKDKHKSSIGQLASSVGGSLLSIGQGEKRKSIKKLAGSLSSKLHIRSKKKHADGDDSGSFSGSFASIGTPNSSNGLGSGIGGGSGRRRGGQRAGEADPGVISEDEDEFVFDNLSHKSSGSSLNIQRSGLQVPNATVGGGSSTGNFAPRNPSPLLSNGGLGKGGKLNGDKQNDTDSNSPSPKSTERIIIGHEKSLTERRSEISAQLAKKYDGKSREELMLIANGMENEALLMRQRVKELEDYLDNLLLRVMETHPKILQNPYSRTTSAKSYKNYINMNDFLNG, encoded by the exons TGCAGCGTGCACGAGGTCTGCTGACCAAGGGCAAGAATGGCACCAACAACTGCTTCGTCACAATCGCCCTGGGCAAGGAGAAGTACCAGACATCGGTCAAGGACAAAGCCGAGACGAGCGTCAACTGGAACGAAGAGTGCGAACT CAAAATTCCCGATCAGGGAAATCGTGCCGAACTGACGTTGACGTGTCTGCATCGCAACAATCTGGGCATCGATGAGTTCCTGGGTCAGGCAACGCTGCCGCTCAAGGATATGGATGTGTACGACAGGCCGCGGGCCAAATGGTTTAAGCTGGAGAGCAAACCCGGCaaggagaagaagaacaagGAGCGTGGTGAGCTGGAGGTGCGCATTGCGTTCGTTGTCAAATCCGGTTCACTGACCGATCTCAGCAAGAAGGACAAGCACAAGTCTTCCATTGGCCAGCTGGCCAGCTCGGTTGGCGGCAGTCTCCTCTCCATTGGCCAGGGCGAGAAGCGCAAGAGCATCAAGAAGCTGGCCGGCTCCCTCAGCTCAAAGTTGCACATACGCAGCAAGAAGAAGCATGCCGATGGCGATGACAGCGGCTCGTTTAGCGGCTCCTTTGCCAGCATCGGTACACCCAATAGCTCCAATGGTCTGGGCAGTGGCattggcggcggcagcggtCGCCGGCGAGGCGGACAGCGGGCTGGCGAAGCGGATCCCGGTGTCATTAGCGAGGACGAGGATGAGTTTGTCTTTGACAATCTGTCGCACAAGAGCTCGGGCAGTTCGCTGAACATTCAACGGTCGGGTCTTCAGGTGCCGAATGCCACGGTCGGAGGAGGTTCATCGACCGGAAACTTTGCGCCACGCAATCCATCGCCGTTGCTGAGCAACGGTGGACTGGGAAAGGGGGGAAAACTGAATGGAG acaaacaaaatgaCACCGACAGCAACTCGCCAAGTCCCAAATCCACGGAACGCATCATTATTGGACATGAAAAATCGCTTACGGAACGTCGCTCCGAGATCTCTGCACAGTTGGCCAAAAAATACGATGGCAAATCGCGAGAG GAGCTAATGCTAATTGCTAACGGAATGGAGAATGAAGCGTTGTTGATGCGACAGCGGGTTAAGGAATTGGAGGATTATCTTGATAATTTGCTGTTGCGTGTTATGGAAACACATCCGAAGATCTTGCAGAATCCCTATTCACGCACCACATCGGCCAAAAG ttataaaaattacatcAATATGAATGACTTTTTAAA CGGCTAA
- the LOC117565880 gene encoding rab11 family-interacting protein 1 isoform X2, protein MWSPTHCSVTVQRARGLLTKGKNGTNNCFVTIALGKEKYQTSVKDKAETSVNWNEECELKIPDQGNRAELTLTCLHRNNLGIDEFLGQATLPLKDMDVYDRPRAKWFKLESKPGKEKKNKERGELEVRIAFVVKSGSLTDLSKKDKHKSSIGQLASSVGGSLLSIGQGEKRKSIKKLAGSLSSKLHIRSKKKHADGDDSGSFSGSFASIGTPNSSNGLGSGIGGGSGRRRGGQRAGEADPGVISEDEDEFVFDNLSHKSSGSSLNIQRSGLQVPNATVGGGSSTGNFAPRNPSPLLSNGGLGKGGKLNGGKANNQLQETLDEDPIVAEMEQLELDFSVRARTLPAPSKPPRTQPTTTTLTEEELPIERERERERDVEGGPDAVVGGEVVRPSVTPRPVSEPVATQQQDEWVSKLYGNNKYLEIGSSDSLKRRSWESRVPLPATSEEPSALPPASPPQLPAKDASSSSSSSSSSSSSDSEADEEVEVTTAAAAAAAEPPKVVVEKTRNNSLFSSDVDTRNFDSFNSSFAQFEQRHSTAIFADDEPPAQPLPSPRATPQPQPRVNSNSEQLNKLKTESAALVKAEAAAQEEAARQRRAEEDARLEAELRLNEERLREEEAAMQQELQQQQELEEQRRREAKRREEDQRLLSFGKRSTSLEEQQPQPQPQQQQQQQSQQRIIEPTVAAVDDVLLEPNYLTPEQSPKEFSSNGGGFEKRLGKFKYANKRDKQNDTDSNSPSPKSTERIIIGHEKSLTERRSEISAQLAKKYDGKSREELMLIANGMENEALLMRQRVKELEDYLDNLLLRVMETHPKILQNPYSRTTSAKSG, encoded by the exons TGCAGCGTGCACGAGGTCTGCTGACCAAGGGCAAGAATGGCACCAACAACTGCTTCGTCACAATCGCCCTGGGCAAGGAGAAGTACCAGACATCGGTCAAGGACAAAGCCGAGACGAGCGTCAACTGGAACGAAGAGTGCGAACT CAAAATTCCCGATCAGGGAAATCGTGCCGAACTGACGTTGACGTGTCTGCATCGCAACAATCTGGGCATCGATGAGTTCCTGGGTCAGGCAACGCTGCCGCTCAAGGATATGGATGTGTACGACAGGCCGCGGGCCAAATGGTTTAAGCTGGAGAGCAAACCCGGCaaggagaagaagaacaagGAGCGTGGTGAGCTGGAGGTGCGCATTGCGTTCGTTGTCAAATCCGGTTCACTGACCGATCTCAGCAAGAAGGACAAGCACAAGTCTTCCATTGGCCAGCTGGCCAGCTCGGTTGGCGGCAGTCTCCTCTCCATTGGCCAGGGCGAGAAGCGCAAGAGCATCAAGAAGCTGGCCGGCTCCCTCAGCTCAAAGTTGCACATACGCAGCAAGAAGAAGCATGCCGATGGCGATGACAGCGGCTCGTTTAGCGGCTCCTTTGCCAGCATCGGTACACCCAATAGCTCCAATGGTCTGGGCAGTGGCattggcggcggcagcggtCGCCGGCGAGGCGGACAGCGGGCTGGCGAAGCGGATCCCGGTGTCATTAGCGAGGACGAGGATGAGTTTGTCTTTGACAATCTGTCGCACAAGAGCTCGGGCAGTTCGCTGAACATTCAACGGTCGGGTCTTCAGGTGCCGAATGCCACGGTCGGAGGAGGTTCATCGACCGGAAACTTTGCGCCACGCAATCCATCGCCGTTGCTGAGCAACGGTGGACTGGGAAAGGGGGGAAAACTGAATGGAGGTAAGGCCAACAATCAATTGCAAGAGACACTCGATGAGGATCCAATCGTGGCGGAGATGGAACAGCTTGAGCTCGATTTCAGCGTTCGTGCGCGCACTCTGCCCGCTCCCTCGAAGCCGCCGCGCacccaaccaacaacaacaacattgaccGAAGAAGAGTTGCCTATCgaacgggaacgggaacgTGAACGTGATGTTGAGGGTGGTCCTGACGCAGTTGTAGGTGGTGAAGTGGTGAGACCTTCGGTGACGCCTCGACCCGTTTCAGAGCCAGTCGCCACACAACAGCAGGATGAATGGGTATCCAAGCTGTATGGCAATAACAAGTATCTAGAGATTGGCAGCAGCGATTCCCTCAAGCGTCGTAGCTGGGAGTCGCGTGTCCCGCTGCCTGCCACCAGCGAGGAGCCGTCAGCGTTGCCGCCAGCGTCGCCGCCTCAGCTGCCTGCCAAAGACGCCAGCTCCTCTTcctccagcagcagctcctcctcctcatcggACAGTGAGGCAGATGAAGAAGTCGAAgtaaccacagcagcagcagcagcagctgctgagcCTCCGAAGGTTGTTGTGGAAAAGACTCGCAACAACTCGCTGTTCTCCTCCGATGTGGACACACGCAACTTCGACTCGTTCAACTCGAGCTTTGCCCAGTTCGAGCAACGCCACAGCACCGCCATCTTTGCGGACGATGAACCCCCAGCGCAACCGTTGCCCAGTCCACGTGCCACGCCCCAGCCGCAACCGCgtgtcaacagcaacagcgaacaGCTGAACAAACTGAAGACGGAATCAGCGGCTCTGGTCAAGGCGGAGGCTGCCGCTCAGGAGGAGGCAGCTCGTCAACGGCGTGCGGAAGAGGATGCTCGACTGGAGGCCGAGTTGCGTTTGAATGAGGAGCGTTTGCGTGAAGAGGAGGCGGCCATGCAACAggagttgcagcagcaacaggagctgGAGGAGCAGCGACGACGTGAGGCCAAGCGGCGTGAGGAGGATCAGCGACTGTTGAGCTTTGGCAAGCGATCCACATCGCTGGAggagcaacaaccacaaccgcaaccacagcaacaacaacagcagcagtctcAGCAAAGGATTATAGAACCTACGGTGGCCGCTGTCGATGATGTGCTGTTGGAGCCCAATTACTTGACACCGGAGCAATCTCCCAAAGAGTTTAGCAGCAATGGCGGCGGCTTTGAGAAGAGATTGGGCAAATTTAAATACGCCAATAAGCGAG acaaacaaaatgaCACCGACAGCAACTCGCCAAGTCCCAAATCCACGGAACGCATCATTATTGGACATGAAAAATCGCTTACGGAACGTCGCTCCGAGATCTCTGCACAGTTGGCCAAAAAATACGATGGCAAATCGCGAGAG GAGCTAATGCTAATTGCTAACGGAATGGAGAATGAAGCGTTGTTGATGCGACAGCGGGTTAAGGAATTGGAGGATTATCTTGATAATTTGCTGTTGCGTGTTATGGAAACACATCCGAAGATCTTGCAGAATCCCTATTCACGCACCACATCGGCCAAAAG CGGCTAA